CCAAAAAAAGATCACGATCTATAATCACCAAATACATTTAAAGCGAAATCTGGACCTGAAGCACAATGGCTGTTGCAGCTTTTCCAGGTGACGCTGATACAACATTGCATAGTGCATCAACCACCTGTAGTTATGGACGATTGTTAACACCATATAAAAAGCTACTAAGTATCTTGTGTCTTCAAATATATTATGCAAAAGAAACATGTGCTTTAACTTGATTATGGACATTCTTCATGCTATCACAAAACCACTGCATAATAATCGTAAATGCAACAATTTCTCATTTTGACTCCCAATCTAACAAGTTCAGTTTCTGCTATCATAACATTTTCACCTCTTAAATGAAAACAGTTCAATGATTTGCTTCTTATGCTGCATACAGTTCTAATTAAGGTTGTTGGTAGTTACTGCTATTTTGGATGTACGCATTTTTTATGGATGTAGTGCATGCAGAGACGGAGCCAGGATTTGACGTTTATGGGTTCTGAATTTGGGACAATGACCTCAAGCTAATATACTAACCGCCAAACTAAGGTACAAGTACCGatattcaatatatattttaaaaagtaagAAATCGTatcttttctttgaaaatctgaTTTTGGGTTTGCGTTTGTGTAACAGTAGAAGAAACAATAGTCTCCTTTTGTTTTACAGAGGAAGTGCTTTTtgctttttttatttgttaattttatgtttttttcttaaaaattaaaattttgaaaagaaaatctgCATATAGCAAAAAGGAAAAAGCTCAGACAACAAAGGAAAAAACTGATGCGAGTTTATGTTTTCTTCTGAAAGGAAAATCAGGCATATagctaaaaaagaaaagaaactaaCGCAAGTGGATTCCAAGAACCCACGTTCTCGGGAATCAGAGGGGTTTGGTTGTCTCTTCCTTACCACTGAACCATTATTCACTTGTTTCTGTAACTGGGTTCACACATAAATATTATGTATATTTACTGGATTTTCTACTACAAATATAGGGTCTACAGAAAAGTTATTGGGTTTGTCCGAACCCATATGTTACACTGACTGAGTGCATGGCTTGAGATAACAAATTCATATTCATAGAGAAACCTAAAATAGAAGAAGAGATTGATGCTACCTCAGACCAAACAAGAGAAGTCCATATCATTCTCCGGTCTCCTTTGGCATGAGCTTAACATGTTTTGAGGGAGGTAACCTTtgttgtttcttctttaaaaaaaaaagtttcgaGGGAGGTAAAGTTGGAATTGCCAatacttcttttttaaaatttcagccAACAGAGTAAGTTCAGCAAACAGGGCTCTTCCTAGCAAAAAAACCAATATTCCATGCACGTAGAGAAAGAGGGTAGGTGGGTGTTGCAGGAAAAGGAAATGGGATTGAACTGTACATGTAAAGAAAAGGAACATCTCTGTATACTCAAATTTAAAGGCGAGTGACCAAATAATGTTTGTTTTGAGGGATGTTTGTTCTGCGTGAAAAATGGTTTTCACATCTTTGGAGCCAAAACTAATGACCAACCACCTTTTGAAACTTCAAGTGAAGTTCCAAGCGAGAATACTCAAACTAGGATACCAAGCTATGACATTGGCATTGCACATAGCATATGCTATCAGGTATGTTGCCTCGTATTTGAAGATGATATCTTGTTTCTTAACAGACAATTGCCACAGGAAATATTAAATTCATTAACAGCAATTAACATGAAGTAACAAGGTAGATACCTGTCTCCATCCTTGCTGGGCAGAAGTGCTTTCTGCAATGGGTTGTGTTTCAGGTGATGCAATCAACTTGTGCCAGAGCAATGAGACAACAGAAAAACATAATTCTTGTTTCTCCGCAAGTACTGATTTTAAAAGATCTTGTGCATTGCAATTAAATCCCAAATGCCTGTCCTTTGTCAGAAAATTGGCCAAGTCTGAAGCATCCAAGGAGAAATTTGCAAACACTTTGCTGATGGTGCACCCAGCAACCTCATTTGAGTGTGAACTTGAGTCTGAAGCTTTCTCACACACAAGTGAACTTTTACAATCATAGGAGTCTTTACAGAGAGGCCCTGACGGCTGTTCTGATGTTAAGCAATTACGACTTGTGTATTTATAATGTTTTTTCCCATTCAAGCATCTGGGCCGCTCCTTTAGAACTGGTGCATGTATTAGATAAGCTTCCAATGGTTCAGCCTTATTGACAATTGATGCAACAGTTTTGCTATGAATATCAATTAGGTTATAAAGTGATGATGCCCTGGAATGAATTTCATTATCCCACTTACACCGTATCAAAAGAGAAAGAGACTGCATGCAGGCCTTGGAGCGTCTAAACAGATCAGAAATATGAGCAGCTACCATAGCTGCAGCAACTATCTCATTTGAGCTGAAGCTCCATGAGGTTCCAACAGACGATGGTTTAAGACAAAAAAGTGCCTCTAAAATTTCCAATATCCTCCGAGTATGACAGACGGCAGAATGAATCCCGTTTCGTAGCTCAGTAGATGAATCATTTGCAGGCTTTGCTTCATTTATGATGATTTTTGGATCTGGGTGATTAGTCCCTCTTGAAATCAAAGTGAAGAGCTGAAGTTCACAAGAAAGTGCACAGACAGCAgcaagaacataagaatcaaatGCTGCAATAGGTCCTTGTTTTTTCACTTTCTTACTTCCTATCTGTCTCTGTTTTCTGATGGTTGCCAGCGTGTCTACCCCTATTTCAGAAGGTGGCAGAGAATCTTCACCTTTAGGCCTTTTATTCCCGTTTGGTTTTGCTTCATGACTGACACATACTGTTAAGATAACAAAAAGTAGTCGAGATGCAAGCTCAACAGAGGCACATGACTCCAAGAACAATGAATGAACCATGGTTCGCAGTTCAGCCACAGCAAGATTTTTGAAGGCAGAGCCGAAAACATATCTggtttttcttgtttcttctcTAGAAGAATCAGGCGGGAACGTTCTCTGAAGAATCGCTTCGACCGTTGcaacaaatattttcataagacAAGTTTCAGATGGACTCCCACGAGGAAGATACTCTAGAACCTTCAGAAGGGGTATATACAAGTTCCATGACAAAATGGGTGGTTGTAAAGGTGTCGCAACTACAATCTCAGGGAGATCAACTGCAGATGAACTTAAAGGAATCAAGCCATAAGCAGCTTCCCAGATGGTACATATTCTCCATTCAACCTCTGGACCATGTGCACAAAGCATTGATGCAATTCCTTGGGCAGTGGCTTCTACTGTGGCTTCTGCAGCAGGCACTTCTCTCTGAAGAATAATAACAATGGTAATCACATATTCCAATCATCTATAtccaaataaaaagaagaaatccACGGAACGGAAGAACAAGCACATTGATAAACTCAACAATCATAACTGACGGAAGTACCTGCTTTTTATTACATGAAGTTTCGTCACCCAGGGGTTCATGTTGAACTTCAATTCCTTCAATTTGCCTTAGGGGGGGGAAAAGCAAAGCAGGTTGAGAAAGCACTCGGAAAAGTAAAGCTGCTGCAGAATCTGCAGCAATTCCTGCTCTCATGGACATGGCAATTCCAATTGCACGCAAGAAATGCAAATGCATCCAATTCCTAGGAAGCTTTGGCAATACATAAAATGTCAGGAATTCTAAGAAAAGGAGCAATAAGAAAAACTTCCACTAATGTAGGAGAGAGGTGTACTcgagcaacaaaaaaaaaatcaagttccTTAacaattaaatatgtttttgtgGAGAACATTTCGGAGGTCATAGTTTATGCAAATGATTTCAAGGATAGCTGAAAGCAAGGAGACAGAAGttaaacaacaacaagaacaactaTATGCTTCAATTCCAAACAAGTTGGGATTGGCTATATTGATCCCCAGTAtccattttggtacatttgggACCATTCCATTAATAACAGACTCTCTGGAACTAGAAGTCCTCTCTATGTTCTACTGACAAAATCTACAAGAAAATTGTGTGTATGAATTCTGAGAGATTATAGGTCTTTTTAGACAGTATCCTCCCATGTGATTTTGAGTCTACTTCGTCCTCTTTTAACAGATATTCATATAGAGTCACACCTACCATCAATCGTGATCAAACCTCTTGCACATCCCTGAACTAGTCTCATATGTAACAAGCTTGGCACCAACTTGACAGAAGGTGTCAGAAATAACAGGCACATGTAAGATTAGCGAGGGTGCTAACTTGTACTATAGTCTTGCAGAATACCTTGTACATGTCTATAAAACAAAAATGTCCCTTTCTAACAACTTAAGCACTTGGAGAGGCAACTAAGACAATTTAACATACTGGAATTGGCTATATATCGAGACTGCAAACAGATTTGTCTTTATGTCTACAGATATGCTCGATTAGAACAAGAGAGCATAGTAGTTAGGACAAGTTTATAAATAATTCATACAGAACAAATCAATCTATGTGTTCCAACATAGCATAAGATGGTTAAAAAGTATAACCTTGCAATTGTACAAAAGAACCACAAGGAACACTGAAAAATGAATATAAATGGCTAAGATGTTCAGACATATAGCAGATTGATGCTCACATatcacaatactttgacggaaaTGTTTAAAACTTACACGCAATCCAGATGCATAATCTTCAGCTGCTCGCAGAAGTTCCACTAGTTGTACCGCAGCATCAAGTGCATCCGGAGCCCAAGATGGTGGAGCTTCTAAAAGTCCAACAAGAAGCCTCTGGGTGGCACTTGGACTTGCAATTGCATAATATCTAATCCAGAAACAGAAGTTAAAATGAGTTCCTTAATTCAAAGCTGTAAAGTTAAATCATGCTCTTCGTCTTACCGATGAAATAAACGTGCATATGGCTCAAGTGGTGGTAGTCCTGCAACGAGGTGCTCATCCATAGGCGTTGTTGGAGGTGGAAGCAGAAGTGCAGGAACAGCGGCTGCAGTCAAGGTAGCAGTCTCGTAGCGAGCAACTTCCTCATCACAAACACTTAAGATAACACCGGCACCATTAGCAACAGCCCACCTTGGAGTTGAAGGCAGTAGTTGTGGATGCTTTCCAGACCCACGAGAAGCAGCTAAAATAAACTTTCAAGTCAATAACAGTTCTGTTGCAATTCTAACATATGAAAACACTTCAAAATTAATATCTTAGCCTTCTATAAGAAAGTTGGGAAACTCAATGTCTAATAGGAGGGACAGGTGgaagaaaatgaagagaaaCAAAGCAAATGTATGTTATCTATTGAGTTATGTTTGAGTTATATTGCTTTTCCTACATAGATTGTGTAAGAGGTtccaaataaatttattaaggTCTTTAGCTATTCTACCCATAGCcttaagatttggagtttgAGTACTCAGATTCACATAGTATCAAACACATCCTTTGGTAAGCCAATTCACCCACTAGTGAGTCCACACTAGAGTTAATGTATGAATCTTACATGTGCAAAAAGGTATTGAGTATTGACTATTCAGCTATATATTTGTCCCAATAGGTAGTGTAAGGGCTTCCATAGTGTTGTAGAGATCTTGGAGTTTTCCACCCAGTGCCTTAAGGTTTTAGGGGTGAATGCTTAGATTCTTacacataatcataattagtgGAAAATTGCAATGGTAGTCAGGGACAActgttcctcattttattcttttcaagAAACATAATCTAGAAAAAGAAAAGGCACTAATGTTATTATGTGAGGAAGATTATATTTCTTTTGCAAGACTTGGTAAGAAACATGAGCCCAGAGCATCATTTTCACTAGCTAGGTGATGACTATACATAGGGCAAGTAAAAAGAGGTCAATAATCTATTACCACTTTTACCCAGCATGGTAAGAAAAGACTTCTTGCACTGATTCTCAAGCATGTTATCAGTGTCCATAGAAATTACACAACTaggtgataaaaaataaaaattttaagtgCAGGTCTAGAGCCATAAACAGGAGCAAACATTTAGTGAAACAGAAGTCCACATACCCCTTGATGGAGGCTTGAGATCTCCAGCAGCATACTTTCCCATAACACCGCCACACCTGCACAAGCATGAAAGATTTCACAGCCTTTAGTAGGATAGTGTAGTTTTCGGTTATCCTCGTTCATCAGTCTCAAACTCTACAAGTTACCAATTTGGAGAATTTCAATGAGAATTATTCTAGGTCTATAAAATGATAGTGTCTAAGTTCTTTAATTTGAAAAGCACCAAAAAGAAGATAGATGTCGACTAGCATTTGGACAAGTTCTGAAGGAATCAAACGGACTAGAAACAGTGTGACCAAAGgagaaaagtgaagaaaaaagaagctTTCTGAAGTTAATTAGGGGCTTTA
This Solanum dulcamara chromosome 1, daSolDulc1.2, whole genome shotgun sequence DNA region includes the following protein-coding sequences:
- the LOC129879979 gene encoding protein GIGANTEA-like isoform X2, which codes for MASSSERWIDGLHFSSLFWLPPQDAEQRKAQIDAYVKYFGQFTSEQFPEDIAELIRNRYPSKENRLFDDVLATFVLHHPEHGHAVVHPIISCIIDGTLEYDKSSPPFASFISLVCSSSEKEYSEQWALACGEILRILTHYNRPIFKVDHQDNGADRSTSGSHTSTSKSACSEPGVPSIQHERKPLRPLSPWITDILLAAPLGIRSDYFRWCGGVMGKYAAGDLKPPSRAASRGSGKHPQLLPSTPRWAVANGAGVILSVCDEEVARYETATLTAAAVPALLLPPPTTPMDEHLVAGLPPLEPYARLFHRYYAIASPSATQRLLVGLLEAPPSWAPDALDAAVQLVELLRAAEDYASGLRLPRNWMHLHFLRAIGIAMSMRAGIAADSAAALLFRVLSQPALLFPPLRQIEGIEVQHEPLGDETSCNKKQREVPAAEATVEATAQGIASMLCAHGPEVEWRICTIWEAAYGLIPLSSSAVDLPEIVVATPLQPPILSWNLYIPLLKVLEYLPRGSPSETCLMKIFVATVEAILQRTFPPDSSREETRKTRYVFGSAFKNLAVAELRTMVHSLFLESCASVELASRLLFVILTVCVSHEAKPNGNKRPKGEDSLPPSEIGVDTLATIRKQRQIGSKKVKKQGPIAAFDSYVLAAVCALSCELQLFTLISRGTNHPDPKIIINEAKPANDSSTELRNGIHSAVCHTRRILEILEALFCLKPSSVGTSWSFSSNEIVAAAMVAAHISDLFRRSKACMQSLSLLIRCKWDNEIHSRASSLYNLIDIHSKTVASIVNKAEPLEAYLIHAPVLKERPRCLNGKKHYKYTSRNCLTSEQPSGPLCKDSYDCKSSLVCEKASDSSSHSNEVAGCTISKVFANFSLDASDLANFLTKDRHLGFNCNAQDLLKSVLAEKQELCFSVVSLLWHKLIASPETQPIAESTSAQQGWRQEEPCLLNLLCWLKF
- the LOC129879979 gene encoding protein GIGANTEA-like isoform X1 yields the protein MASSSERWIDGLHFSSLFWLPPQDAEQRKAQIDAYVKYFGQFTSEQFPEDIAELIRNRYPSKENRLFDDVLATFVLHHPEHGHAVVHPIISCIIDGTLEYDKSSPPFASFISLVCSSSEKEYSEQWALACGEILRILTHYNRPIFKVDHQDNGADRSTSGSHTSTSKSACSEPGVPSIQHERKPLRPLSPWITDILLAAPLGIRSDYFRWCGGVMGKYAAGDLKPPSRAASRGSGKHPQLLPSTPRWAVANGAGVILSVCDEEVARYETATLTAAAVPALLLPPPTTPMDEHLVAGLPPLEPYARLFHRYYAIASPSATQRLLVGLLEAPPSWAPDALDAAVQLVELLRAAEDYASGLRLPRNWMHLHFLRAIGIAMSMRAGIAADSAAALLFRVLSQPALLFPPLRQIEGIEVQHEPLGDETSCNKKQREVPAAEATVEATAQGIASMLCAHGPEVEWRICTIWEAAYGLIPLSSSAVDLPEIVVATPLQPPILSWNLYIPLLKVLEYLPRGSPSETCLMKIFVATVEAILQRTFPPDSSREETRKTRYVFGSAFKNLAVAELRTMVHSLFLESCASVELASRLLFVILTVCVSHEAKPNGNKRPKGEDSLPPSEIGVDTLATIRKQRQIGSKKVKKQGPIAAFDSYVLAAVCALSCELQLFTLISRGTNHPDPKIIINEAKPANDSSTELRNGIHSAVCHTRRILEILEALFCLKPSSVGTSWSFSSNEIVAAAMVAAHISDLFRRSKACMQSLSLLIRCKWDNEIHSRASSLYNLIDIHSKTVASIVNKAEPLEAYLIHAPVLKERPRCLNGKKHYKYTSRNCLTSEQPSGPLCKDSYDCKSSLVCEKASDSSSHSNEVAGCTISKVFANFSLDASDLANFLTKDRHLGFNCNAQDLLKSVLAEKQELCFSVVSLLWHKLIASPETQPIAESTSAQQGWRQVVDALCNVVSASPGKAATAIVLQAERELQPWIAKDDDLGQKMWRINQRIVKLIAELIRNHDIAESLVILASNPDLLLRATDGMLVDGEACTLPQLELLEVTARAIQPVLDWGESGQSVADGLTNLLKCRLPATVRCVSHPSAHVRALSTSVLRDIMYAGSVKPSAKQEVDVNGIHNPAYQYLSISIIDWKAAIEKCLMWEANSRLENGMSAQFLDTAARELGCTISV